A part of Paenibacillus sp. 481 genomic DNA contains:
- a CDS encoding lytic polysaccharide monooxygenase produces MSNVCLSGTKKLKLLITGGTVLALLFSMSLLLADKASAHGNVTNSRAGLCADRVNTNCGLIIYEPYSLEAHKGFPAGGPADGKIASANGAFAPLDEQSATRWSKVNISPGPNTFNWKIKVPHATASWKYYITKQNWNPNAALTRDSFDLTPFCSVPYNGQMPGNTYSDTCNVPSRTGYQVILAVWEVSNTLNAFYNVIDVNFGGNVDNVAPTAPTGATVSNVGATGATIAWNASTDNIGVTGYRIFNGSNQIGTTNGALVANLTGLTSNTSYTITVKAIDAAGNSSAAGNAVTFTTLPVSGPDTVAPTAPNSLHVMGRSTSTTVPLMWNASTDNVSVTGYQIFRGTTLIATVSGSAVEYLVTGLTANTAYTFTVKAFDAAGNVSAASNVLNVTTPSASTTYPAWSATAVYLAGNKVTHNGVNYEAKWWTQGETPGSPNAGVWKVIS; encoded by the coding sequence ATGTCTAATGTATGTTTATCCGGTACTAAAAAGTTGAAACTTCTCATTACTGGTGGTACCGTGCTCGCGCTTCTTTTTTCAATGTCCCTCTTACTGGCGGATAAGGCTTCCGCTCACGGTAACGTGACCAACAGCCGTGCAGGCCTTTGCGCAGACCGTGTTAATACGAACTGTGGGCTGATTATTTATGAGCCTTATAGTTTGGAAGCACACAAGGGATTCCCAGCAGGAGGCCCAGCCGATGGCAAGATTGCAAGTGCTAACGGCGCGTTCGCCCCGCTTGACGAGCAGTCTGCGACTCGTTGGTCGAAGGTTAATATTAGCCCAGGTCCCAACACTTTCAACTGGAAAATTAAAGTACCTCACGCAACGGCAAGCTGGAAGTATTACATCACCAAGCAGAACTGGAATCCTAATGCAGCGCTTACTCGTGACTCCTTTGATTTAACTCCTTTTTGCAGTGTACCTTATAACGGTCAAATGCCTGGCAACACATACTCCGACACTTGCAACGTTCCTAGCCGGACCGGATATCAAGTCATTCTTGCAGTCTGGGAAGTTTCCAATACCTTGAATGCCTTCTATAATGTCATTGATGTTAATTTTGGCGGAAACGTTGATAATGTAGCTCCGACTGCTCCAACTGGCGCAACGGTATCCAATGTTGGAGCGACAGGCGCAACTATCGCTTGGAACGCTTCCACGGACAACATTGGCGTAACTGGCTATCGGATCTTTAACGGCTCCAACCAAATCGGAACAACAAACGGAGCGTTAGTTGCTAACTTGACGGGCCTGACGTCCAACACGTCTTATACGATTACGGTAAAAGCGATTGATGCAGCTGGCAATAGTTCCGCAGCTGGCAATGCCGTAACCTTTACGACGCTTCCTGTCAGCGGACCGGATACAGTAGCACCTACTGCGCCAAACAGTCTTCATGTTATGGGCAGATCAACATCCACGACAGTACCTTTAATGTGGAACGCTTCAACGGATAATGTCAGCGTGACAGGATACCAAATCTTTCGCGGCACTACGCTGATCGCGACTGTCTCTGGATCAGCAGTGGAATACCTCGTTACGGGTTTAACGGCAAACACGGCTTATACGTTCACCGTGAAAGCTTTTGATGCTGCTGGCAACGTATCGGCAGCGAGCAATGTGTTGAACGTCACTACACCGTCCGCTTCGACTACATATCCAGCTTGGAGCGCAACGGCAGTGTATTTAGCTGGAAATAAAGTAACGCATAACGGCGTGAATTATGAAGCAAAATGGTGGACACAAGGGGAGACGCCAGGCTCTCCAAACGCTGGTGTGTGGAAGGTAATCTCTTAG
- a CDS encoding YqaA family protein, whose product MIDSILSFLKEFGTLGMFLHGFIDAIIFPIPAFFTQVSLSMIDPSNALWLATVGFIGCLLGTPVGYWIGKVAGRSFLNKILKKKWVDSATAMFHRHGETAIVLGAFTPIPFKIFTILSGSTNYPLWKLMGYAAIGRAAKFYIVGILFYIYGTLAENVINQYFTLICLGLLLIFSTGWFLIRKFRSKKEAQVKVSSEEYEKSTEKQ is encoded by the coding sequence ATGATTGATTCCATTTTAAGCTTTTTAAAAGAATTCGGAACATTAGGAATGTTTTTACATGGTTTTATTGATGCTATTATTTTCCCTATTCCCGCTTTTTTTACGCAGGTGTCCTTAAGCATGATCGATCCATCCAATGCGTTATGGCTGGCTACGGTTGGGTTTATTGGTTGTTTATTAGGTACGCCAGTTGGCTACTGGATTGGAAAAGTAGCGGGACGATCTTTTTTGAACAAAATACTCAAGAAAAAATGGGTCGATTCCGCTACAGCCATGTTTCACCGTCATGGGGAAACAGCTATTGTACTGGGAGCTTTCACACCTATTCCCTTTAAGATCTTCACGATATTGTCAGGCAGTACGAACTATCCTTTGTGGAAATTAATGGGTTACGCAGCGATCGGACGAGCGGCTAAGTTTTATATTGTTGGTATATTGTTTTATATTTATGGCACATTAGCTGAGAATGTAATTAATCAATACTTTACTTTAATATGTTTAGGGCTCCTTCTTATATTTTCCACAGGCTGGTTCCTAATTCGTAAGTTTCGTAGTAAAAAGGAAGCACAAGTCAAAGTAAGCAGTGAAGAGTATGAGAAATCAACCGAGAAACAATAA
- a CDS encoding ABC transporter ATP-binding protein — MNAIELRNLTKTYAQFTVDNVSLDVKKGYITGLIGPNGAGKSTLIKMMLGMIRPDSGSVKILGYDMPRHEVDMKQRIGIVSDDCFYYEHLTIRDMKKMIAPFYKKWNEQKFNNYLEQFELSPKKKIEDLSKGMKVKFSLAVALSHEAELLIMDEPTSGLDPVFRRELLDLLAEMMQDERNTIVFSTHITTDLDRIADYITFINRGQLIFNEAKDDVLDRYTLVKGDAQLLDSDIRNQFVGIRETAVGFEGLLNNRDEAAQLFGNYAVLDRPSLEDIMYFTAKGGRIHA, encoded by the coding sequence ATGAATGCAATAGAATTACGTAATCTAACGAAAACATACGCTCAATTTACAGTTGATAACGTATCTTTGGATGTGAAAAAAGGCTACATTACCGGGCTTATTGGCCCGAATGGCGCTGGTAAAAGCACCTTGATCAAGATGATGCTCGGCATGATCCGTCCTGACTCCGGGAGTGTAAAAATACTAGGCTACGATATGCCTAGACATGAAGTTGACATGAAGCAGCGCATCGGTATTGTGTCAGATGATTGCTTTTATTATGAACATCTAACGATTCGTGATATGAAGAAGATGATCGCGCCTTTTTATAAAAAGTGGAACGAACAGAAGTTTAACAACTATTTGGAGCAATTCGAATTGTCACCCAAGAAGAAGATTGAAGACTTATCTAAGGGGATGAAAGTCAAGTTTTCCTTGGCCGTTGCCTTATCGCATGAGGCTGAACTTCTCATCATGGATGAGCCGACTTCTGGTCTTGATCCTGTGTTTCGAAGGGAACTGCTCGATCTATTAGCAGAGATGATGCAGGACGAACGAAATACGATTGTTTTTTCGACCCATATTACAACAGATTTAGACCGAATTGCTGATTACATCACTTTTATTAATCGTGGACAACTCATATTCAATGAAGCAAAAGATGATGTACTTGATAGATACACGCTCGTAAAAGGTGACGCACAATTGCTCGATTCAGATATTCGAAATCAATTTGTCGGGATTCGCGAAACAGCTGTTGGTTTTGAGGGCTTACTAAATAATAGGGATGAGGCTGCACAATTGTTTGGCAATTATGCTGTTTTGGACAGGCCATCTTTAGAAGACATCATGTATTTCACCGCCAAAGGAGGACGCATTCATGCTTAA
- a CDS encoding Rrf2 family transcriptional regulator, with product MKYSKATNYALHTIVYLALLPAGKTIGVKPLAEVQKVSPTYLSKVLTTLVKSGFIESGTGVNGGYKLIKDVKTITFLDIIHAIEGTTSLFNCSLDNKIHDRQNCFIEKVMNEAEQKMENHLQTQTIEHVLQKVDRNVVNFIHYVAN from the coding sequence GTGAAGTATTCGAAGGCAACGAATTATGCCCTGCATACGATCGTTTATTTGGCCCTGTTACCAGCGGGCAAGACAATAGGTGTAAAGCCATTGGCTGAAGTACAGAAAGTGTCGCCTACGTATCTTTCTAAAGTATTAACGACTTTAGTTAAGTCCGGCTTTATTGAATCGGGCACAGGGGTAAACGGTGGATACAAATTAATTAAAGATGTAAAAACGATTACATTTTTAGATATCATACATGCTATTGAGGGGACAACTTCGTTATTTAATTGTAGCTTAGACAATAAGATACATGATAGACAAAATTGTTTCATCGAAAAAGTAATGAATGAAGCTGAGCAAAAAATGGAAAATCATTTACAAACTCAAACGATAGAACATGTCTTACAGAAGGTAGACAGAAATGTTGTGAATTTCATACATTATGTAGCGAATTAA
- a CDS encoding VOC family protein — protein MISKVGQIMLYVNNQDEAVNFWTEKVGFRVISEENNGQGMRWIEIAPTTGAETSIILHNKELVAKMSPGMNLGTPSLMFFAENFNELHSELVNKNVKVGEIVNMGSSRVFNFADYEDNYFAVMEK, from the coding sequence ATGATTAGTAAAGTCGGTCAAATTATGTTGTATGTAAATAACCAAGATGAGGCAGTGAATTTTTGGACAGAAAAAGTAGGGTTTCGTGTCATTTCTGAAGAAAATAACGGCCAAGGAATGAGATGGATTGAAATTGCTCCAACAACAGGAGCCGAGACAAGCATCATTCTGCACAATAAAGAACTCGTTGCTAAAATGTCACCTGGAATGAATCTGGGGACACCTTCTTTGATGTTTTTTGCAGAGAATTTTAATGAATTACATAGCGAATTAGTCAATAAAAATGTTAAAGTCGGAGAAATTGTAAATATGGGTTCCAGCAGAGTGTTTAACTTTGCCGATTATGAAGATAATTACTTTGCTGTAATGGAAAAATAA
- a CDS encoding MerR family transcriptional regulator gives MLSIGEFSKICEVSTKTLRYYDEVGLIKPDEINPDNGYRYYSIKQLKKMLFINRLKSYHFSLEEIKAILEWDADLSDEQLCSALNRKRSELQVKLSALEYTLHQMNQDILALGQGIPIMTYLDHIQVELVETEPINILYTRQKLSRDDYVAGYGTYFSRLYEKVATQQLTLRGTPMTIYHSTEYNPAGNDTEFAIPIEEAVKGTRDLSGGLCAKSVLKGAYSELTSVYAKLREWVEHEGYDIVKSPYEVYITDPNQAVAAEEMVTEVYFPVKKKRSKT, from the coding sequence ATGCTATCGATTGGTGAATTCTCAAAGATTTGCGAAGTATCAACAAAAACACTTCGATACTACGATGAAGTGGGGTTAATTAAGCCTGATGAGATCAATCCTGACAACGGCTATAGATATTATTCTATTAAACAATTAAAAAAGATGCTCTTCATTAATCGTTTGAAATCTTATCATTTTTCATTGGAAGAAATAAAAGCCATTCTGGAGTGGGATGCAGATCTATCTGACGAGCAGCTTTGTTCTGCCCTTAATCGTAAGAGAAGCGAATTACAAGTCAAGCTAAGTGCATTGGAATACACCCTACATCAAATGAATCAGGACATTTTAGCTTTGGGGCAGGGTATACCCATTATGACGTACCTTGATCATATACAGGTCGAACTTGTTGAAACCGAGCCCATCAACATCCTCTATACGCGTCAGAAGCTGAGTAGGGATGACTATGTTGCAGGATACGGAACGTATTTTAGCAGGTTATATGAAAAGGTTGCTACGCAACAACTCACCTTACGTGGTACGCCAATGACGATTTATCACAGCACAGAATACAATCCTGCTGGCAATGATACAGAGTTTGCTATCCCGATAGAAGAAGCTGTGAAGGGCACGCGAGATTTGTCTGGAGGCCTGTGTGCGAAGTCTGTGTTAAAGGGGGCATATTCAGAGTTGACATCGGTGTATGCCAAGCTGAGGGAATGGGTAGAGCATGAAGGATACGATATCGTGAAATCACCATATGAAGTATATATAACGGACCCCAATCAAGCCGTCGCTGCTGAGGAAATGGTTACCGAAGTGTATTTTCCGGTAAAGAAAAAAAGAAGCAAGACCTGA
- a CDS encoding C40 family peptidase has protein sequence MKKVVASLLVSVMCFSFAGSAFADEMKIEHAVDEVVGTPYKWGGTTVDGFDCSGFILHIFNQYDVDLPRTSKLQAEEGEHVEQEDLQPGDLVFFNTDGKGISHAGIFIGDGQFAHSSSNKGVRISKLSENYYEKRYVTARRVISEDVYSVMTSMEHEA, from the coding sequence TTGAAAAAAGTTGTAGCATCATTATTAGTGAGTGTGATGTGTTTTAGCTTTGCGGGGAGTGCCTTCGCTGATGAAATGAAGATCGAACATGCAGTTGATGAAGTGGTCGGGACGCCTTATAAATGGGGAGGTACGACCGTAGATGGATTTGATTGCTCGGGATTCATTTTGCACATATTTAATCAGTATGATGTAGATCTTCCAAGAACCTCAAAGTTACAAGCCGAAGAAGGAGAACATGTGGAACAAGAAGATTTACAACCTGGCGATCTTGTCTTCTTTAATACGGACGGTAAAGGTATTTCTCATGCCGGTATATTCATAGGAGACGGACAATTTGCTCATTCTTCAAGCAATAAAGGTGTTCGAATTAGTAAACTATCTGAGAACTATTACGAAAAACGATACGTTACAGCTCGTCGTGTAATATCTGAGGATGTATATTCCGTAATGACTAGTATGGAGCATGAGGCTTAA
- a CDS encoding serine hydrolase domain-containing protein: MPRNDSPTTGWQTVDPATLRMNAEKLSELDPTIQSAYSNINGIVVVRNGSIAYEKYYNGYGPNDAHHVASVTKSVISALIGIAIDAGYIKHVDQKVLDFFPEYVVDAADKQKREITIRHLLTMTAPYPFADWHEPLDKMCMQPDWVTYTLDMLGQNGELGAFKYSTAGTHLLSAIITRSTGTSARAFANERLFKPTGMKEIPDVDMKSFGFDDLFGKDVRGWVKDPSNNSTGGWGLTLIPRDMARMGVLYLSRGNWDNKQIISEKWINESTAMNPSHYGYLWWLREEDGIVAYLALGDGGNVICCIPDKDLVVAIASEFIMNPRDRWTLIKECIIPAVMDEREDS, encoded by the coding sequence ATGCCAAGAAACGACTCGCCAACTACAGGATGGCAAACCGTAGATCCGGCAACTTTGCGAATGAACGCCGAAAAGCTGTCAGAGCTTGATCCTACGATACAATCCGCGTACAGCAATATAAACGGGATTGTTGTTGTGAGAAATGGTTCTATTGCTTATGAAAAATATTATAATGGCTACGGCCCGAACGATGCGCATCATGTGGCATCTGTAACGAAAAGTGTCATTTCTGCCCTCATTGGTATTGCTATAGATGCAGGATACATTAAACATGTAGATCAAAAGGTGCTTGATTTTTTCCCCGAATATGTCGTCGATGCTGCTGATAAGCAGAAGCGAGAAATTACGATACGCCATCTGCTCACGATGACGGCTCCGTATCCATTTGCGGACTGGCACGAACCGCTGGACAAAATGTGTATGCAACCTGACTGGGTCACATATACGCTGGATATGCTCGGGCAAAACGGAGAGCTTGGAGCATTTAAGTACTCTACGGCAGGGACGCACCTGTTGTCAGCCATCATCACTCGTAGCACAGGAACAAGTGCCCGCGCGTTTGCCAATGAACGCTTATTTAAACCGACCGGCATGAAAGAAATCCCGGATGTCGACATGAAATCATTTGGATTTGATGATTTATTCGGGAAAGATGTGAGAGGGTGGGTGAAAGACCCGAGCAACAACTCCACCGGAGGGTGGGGACTTACGCTAATTCCTCGTGACATGGCACGTATGGGTGTCCTGTATCTAAGCCGAGGCAATTGGGATAATAAGCAGATTATTTCCGAGAAATGGATTAACGAATCGACAGCGATGAACCCTTCTCATTACGGTTATTTATGGTGGTTGCGCGAAGAGGACGGAATTGTTGCTTACTTAGCACTTGGGGATGGGGGAAATGTGATATGTTGCATTCCAGACAAAGACTTGGTCGTAGCTATTGCCTCAGAATTCATCATGAATCCTCGTGATAGGTGGACACTGATTAAGGAATGTATTATCCCCGCAGTAATGGACGAAAGAGAGGATAGCTAA
- a CDS encoding NAD(P)/FAD-dependent oxidoreductase: protein MKKVIVIGSGILGASTAYQLAKMGADVIIVDRKDKGQATDAAAGIICPWLSQRRNQAWYRLAKAGAHFYSGLIEELNSEGETETGYAQVGALCLHDDLDKIKKMEERAHVRKADAPEIGEITQLDEKETHSRLPLLAETYHSVHISGAARVDGRALRDALIRSAQRNGAILIDGDATLQYESNSVTGVTVGSQSFSSDVVIACAGAWANALLQPLGIHFKVSYQKAQIMHLQVPDQQDTGKWPLVMPPADQYMLAFEHQKIVIGATHEDDIAGYDTRVTAGGMQEILNKGLTIAPGLANSTVQEVRVGFRPFTPGFLPVIGAVPGWNGLMAANGLGASGLTMGPYLGSQLAKMALGMDLDIDINDYDIRTAMDEK from the coding sequence ATGAAGAAAGTCATTGTTATTGGATCAGGAATTCTTGGAGCATCGACAGCATACCAATTAGCAAAGATGGGTGCAGATGTCATTATTGTAGATCGCAAAGATAAAGGCCAAGCTACAGATGCGGCTGCTGGTATTATTTGTCCTTGGCTCTCACAGCGACGGAATCAGGCTTGGTATCGGCTGGCAAAGGCTGGCGCCCATTTTTACTCCGGTTTGATTGAAGAGCTCAACAGCGAGGGTGAAACAGAAACTGGCTATGCTCAAGTTGGGGCTCTGTGTCTACATGATGATTTAGACAAAATCAAAAAGATGGAGGAGCGCGCGCATGTACGCAAAGCGGATGCACCGGAGATCGGCGAAATTACCCAGCTTGATGAAAAAGAAACCCATTCGCGGCTTCCGCTGTTAGCAGAAACATATCATTCTGTTCATATTAGCGGAGCTGCTCGGGTAGATGGTCGTGCGCTGCGTGATGCGTTGATCCGATCCGCACAAAGAAACGGGGCTATCTTGATTGATGGGGACGCCACGCTTCAATATGAGTCTAACAGTGTAACAGGAGTAACGGTCGGGTCACAAAGCTTCTCGTCTGACGTCGTTATTGCCTGTGCAGGGGCTTGGGCCAATGCGCTTCTACAGCCATTAGGCATTCACTTTAAGGTTAGCTATCAAAAAGCACAAATTATGCATTTACAAGTTCCTGACCAACAAGACACAGGCAAGTGGCCTCTAGTGATGCCACCTGCTGATCAATATATGCTCGCTTTTGAACACCAAAAGATCGTTATCGGCGCAACTCATGAAGATGATATAGCAGGCTACGATACGAGGGTAACGGCAGGTGGAATGCAGGAAATCCTGAATAAGGGGCTAACAATAGCACCTGGCTTAGCTAACAGCACCGTTCAAGAGGTAAGAGTTGGTTTCCGTCCCTTTACACCCGGTTTTCTGCCGGTAATCGGTGCTGTTCCGGGGTGGAATGGTTTAATGGCGGCAAACGGACTTGGAGCGTCCGGATTGACGATGGGCCCGTACCTTGGAAGCCAGCTAGCGAAAATGGCGCTAGGCATGGATCTAGATATCGATATAAATGATTATGATATTCGAACAGCAATGGATGAAAAATGA
- a CDS encoding GntR family transcriptional regulator, which produces MNIIISNASSDPIYIQIMNQIRTSILSGELRAGDSLPSIRQLAKDLQVSVITTKRVYEELEKEKLIDSIVGKGCFVSGANKDFIREQRMKRLEEKMIEVIQESKELSMSQQNVIDHLNLLFEEE; this is translated from the coding sequence ATGAACATTATCATATCTAACGCATCGAGCGATCCGATTTACATACAGATTATGAATCAGATTAGAACGAGCATTTTGAGCGGTGAATTGCGTGCAGGTGACAGCCTTCCTTCCATAAGGCAGCTGGCCAAAGATTTGCAAGTTAGTGTGATTACAACGAAGCGTGTCTATGAAGAGTTAGAGAAAGAGAAGCTAATCGACTCTATCGTAGGTAAGGGTTGTTTCGTATCAGGAGCCAATAAAGATTTTATTCGGGAGCAGCGTATGAAACGACTTGAGGAGAAAATGATAGAAGTCATTCAAGAAAGCAAGGAATTAAGCATGAGTCAGCAAAATGTAATCGATCATCTGAATTTATTGTTCGAGGAGGAGTAG
- a CDS encoding class I SAM-dependent methyltransferase, protein MTKDPTFNSAMAATYEKNSRISVPTYDALFAMVQSYYRLQLGEQAASLLVIGAGTGNELSAWGPSNPTWTFTGVDPSEEMLKIAKYKVVELGFESRVSLIHGTIDDLPQSDSKFDAASCILVLHFINDIQEKLNLLVSIKNKLKSGAPFVLVSAYGDRDNSELQDRMQIWKSFWVEGGRELSETDEMISHALAKLSFLPETQIEGLLAEAGFTKITRFYSTGIMAGWMCHAE, encoded by the coding sequence ATGACTAAAGATCCTACATTCAATTCTGCAATGGCAGCAACGTACGAAAAAAACTCTCGTATCTCGGTTCCGACGTATGACGCGTTATTTGCAATGGTTCAATCGTATTACCGCTTACAATTAGGCGAGCAAGCGGCCTCCTTGCTCGTGATCGGAGCAGGCACCGGCAATGAACTTTCCGCGTGGGGACCATCTAACCCGACATGGACATTTACTGGAGTCGACCCTTCAGAAGAGATGCTTAAGATAGCTAAGTATAAAGTAGTTGAACTAGGCTTTGAAAGTCGCGTTAGCCTCATCCATGGGACGATAGATGACCTTCCTCAGTCCGATTCGAAGTTCGATGCGGCAAGCTGTATTTTGGTTCTTCACTTCATTAACGATATTCAAGAAAAGTTGAACCTACTCGTGTCCATAAAAAATAAACTGAAGTCAGGTGCTCCTTTCGTTCTCGTAAGTGCGTATGGAGACCGTGACAATTCCGAACTGCAGGACAGGATGCAAATATGGAAAAGCTTCTGGGTAGAAGGTGGTCGCGAATTATCCGAAACAGACGAGATGATAAGCCACGCCTTGGCGAAACTTTCTTTCCTTCCTGAAACACAAATCGAAGGGTTATTGGCGGAAGCTGGTTTTACGAAAATAACTCGATTTTACTCGACGGGCATTATGGCGGGATGGATGTGCCATGCAGAGTAA
- a CDS encoding ABC-2 transporter permease, with protein sequence MLNLLRKDFIALKSSLWIVVFYLVVFSVAFMPKELSMHFVGIYTAFASVSLATMIDSKNHNHHFLITLPISRKHIVQAKYIIAIICTFFGIFSSYGIHSLVKLAVPELNMQDYSIVDLLIPTGIVLVIVSIYLPLFYTLSKKGTHIINVVFLIILIVLAHPAAYVMNKISEQGSTSDTLLFFIPIGILLLFIASYYLTVHLFTRKDL encoded by the coding sequence ATGCTTAACTTGCTTCGTAAAGACTTCATCGCATTAAAAAGCTCACTTTGGATAGTTGTTTTTTATCTCGTGGTATTCAGTGTCGCTTTTATGCCAAAAGAATTGTCGATGCACTTTGTGGGTATCTACACCGCATTTGCCTCAGTTAGTCTGGCTACGATGATAGATAGCAAAAACCATAACCATCATTTTCTGATCACGCTTCCAATTAGCCGTAAACATATTGTTCAAGCCAAATACATAATAGCCATCATATGTACATTTTTTGGTATTTTTTCTTCATACGGGATCCACTCGCTCGTTAAACTAGCAGTTCCAGAGCTTAACATGCAAGACTATTCGATCGTAGATCTACTTATACCAACTGGCATAGTGCTCGTGATAGTTTCCATTTATTTACCGCTGTTTTACACACTAAGTAAAAAAGGAACCCATATTATTAATGTTGTGTTCCTGATCATTCTAATTGTTCTGGCGCATCCAGCAGCGTATGTTATGAATAAGATAAGCGAACAAGGCTCTACTAGTGACACATTGTTATTTTTTATCCCGATCGGTATTTTACTGTTATTTATTGCTTCCTATTACTTAACTGTACATCTCTTTACTCGGAAAGATCTATAG
- a CDS encoding S-layer homology domain-containing protein gives MKVKNYIKHSIVMFIVLALSLTSVPLSVYADKFAMSYIYFGDSSKFVQAVDQTQGSLDMISPSYFDLNKDGSLLLTPALDPAFIKEMHRRKMKVVPFLSNHWDRQVGISALHNKHALVKQVADAVEKYDLDGVNVNIENLTPKERDEQTALVRMLRQAIPAHKEVSVAVAANPNEWKTGWHGSYDYAGLAKVSDYLMVMTYDESYQGGPAGPIASLPFVEKSIQVMLKDVPSHKIVMGIPFFGRYWKSDGTMKGYAIQHNRVEPLVKQYGGMITYDERAQSPKATFTIDVGDPLVSVHNKKLNPGTYTVWYDNKESIKAKLSLVNKYNLKGAGNWSLNEDSREIWNHYSAWLNGTEFIDTPGHWAAAYISSAQQKGWMSGTSPKMFEPNKALTRAQAASILVRVKNTNHGQQRYSTLSPYWDVPSHHWAAADIRIAQQAGLISGFSDGSFVPNRAVTREELAMMIARLLPDLPQATSPAFKAFKDVSPYRWSTAAIMELTNRGIIQGYKDNTFRPLNKVTRAEMAAMLYAYSVSTSSQ, from the coding sequence ATGAAAGTGAAGAACTACATAAAACATAGCATCGTTATGTTTATTGTACTCGCATTATCGTTAACGAGTGTTCCATTATCCGTGTATGCCGACAAGTTTGCGATGTCATACATTTATTTTGGTGATTCTAGCAAGTTTGTGCAGGCAGTAGATCAGACACAGGGAAGCTTGGATATGATCTCGCCAAGTTATTTTGACTTGAATAAGGATGGTTCTCTATTATTAACGCCTGCGCTTGACCCTGCGTTTATTAAGGAGATGCATCGACGCAAGATGAAGGTCGTTCCTTTTCTTAGCAACCACTGGGATCGTCAAGTTGGAATAAGCGCCTTGCACAACAAGCATGCGTTGGTTAAGCAAGTTGCGGATGCAGTGGAAAAGTACGATCTGGACGGGGTCAATGTCAATATTGAAAATCTTACGCCCAAAGAGCGGGATGAGCAGACAGCATTAGTGAGAATGCTGAGGCAAGCGATACCTGCTCACAAGGAAGTGTCCGTTGCTGTCGCGGCCAATCCAAATGAGTGGAAAACAGGCTGGCATGGTTCATATGACTACGCAGGGCTCGCGAAGGTGAGCGACTATCTTATGGTGATGACGTATGATGAGAGCTATCAAGGCGGGCCAGCGGGGCCAATTGCTAGCCTGCCATTCGTTGAGAAGTCCATTCAAGTCATGCTTAAGGATGTCCCGAGTCATAAAATCGTGATGGGGATTCCATTTTTCGGCCGATATTGGAAGTCTGACGGAACGATGAAAGGCTATGCGATCCAGCATAACAGGGTCGAACCATTAGTGAAGCAGTATGGGGGCATGATCACATATGATGAACGGGCTCAATCTCCCAAAGCTACATTCACAATTGATGTAGGTGATCCGCTAGTATCCGTGCATAATAAGAAGCTCAATCCGGGAACGTATACAGTCTGGTACGATAATAAAGAGTCGATTAAGGCTAAGTTAAGCCTCGTCAACAAATATAATCTCAAAGGTGCAGGAAATTGGAGTCTGAATGAAGACTCTAGGGAAATATGGAACCACTATTCAGCTTGGCTCAATGGTACCGAGTTCATCGATACACCTGGGCATTGGGCAGCCGCCTATATTTCCTCGGCACAACAAAAAGGATGGATGTCCGGGACGTCACCGAAAATGTTCGAGCCCAATAAAGCTTTGACTCGTGCGCAGGCGGCGTCGATACTTGTTAGAGTCAAAAATACGAATCATGGGCAGCAGCGATATAGCACACTGTCTCCTTATTGGGACGTCCCTTCCCATCACTGGGCTGCTGCTGACATTCGGATTGCACAGCAAGCAGGTCTGATATCAGGCTTCTCCGACGGAAGCTTTGTGCCGAACCGTGCAGTCACTCGTGAAGAGCTAGCAATGATGATAGCAAGATTGCTTCCAGACCTTCCGCAAGCAACATCTCCGGCCTTCAAGGCATTCAAGGATGTGTCGCCCTACCGCTGGTCTACAGCAGCCATTATGGAGTTGACGAATAGAGGCATCATTCAGGGATATAAGGATAACACATTCAGACCTCTGAACAAGGTGACTCGTGCTGAGATGGCAGCGATGCTATACGCATACTCGGTATCAACGTCTTCGCAGTAA